A stretch of the Anaeromusa acidaminophila DSM 3853 genome encodes the following:
- a CDS encoding TM1266 family iron-only hydrogenase system putative regulator, translating to MEKRIGVIGIVVESPETIAGKVNQLISQYRHLIVGRMGIPHHGTDSGVIALIVEGSTDDVGAFTGRLGNLPGVIVKSALTAKKEAPAHD from the coding sequence ATGGAAAAACGAATTGGCGTCATCGGTATTGTCGTAGAATCTCCTGAGACTATCGCCGGAAAAGTCAACCAGTTAATCAGCCAGTACCGTCATCTTATCGTTGGCCGCATGGGAATTCCCCATCACGGCACTGATTCAGGCGTCATCGCCTTGATTGTGGAAGGCTCCACCGACGACGTAGGCGCCTTCACCGGCCGTCTTGGAAATCTGCCCGGCGTAATTGTCAAATCAGCTCTTACAGCAAAAAAGGAGGCCCCTGCTCATGATTAG